A window of the Amycolatopsis solani genome harbors these coding sequences:
- a CDS encoding ferredoxin gives MSPSAALVPVSPHDTGIAEAAALSGRLTYLCMCLTLCWGVLAATGWVRRLSGQDALRTGHVLLAAFTLATGTVHGLTFLFLEDDPFGAADLLLPFYDGAPRHALGIAGLELVIAVSVTAGLRRGAREGRWLRFHQAGYLAIGLLAVHAWLGAVSSGHLAVVWLAGLTLLVPPVLLSVLRVLPAAVLARAGLITPPEPEPAALRVDVDSDRCHAYGVCQSEAPQVFQLGQDGRLEYEKRPGAGEAPNVRAAARACPMRAIHLLGAIR, from the coding sequence ATGTCCCCCTCTGCCGCACTGGTCCCGGTGTCGCCGCACGACACCGGGATCGCCGAGGCGGCCGCGCTCTCCGGCCGCCTCACCTACCTCTGCATGTGCCTCACCCTGTGCTGGGGCGTGCTCGCCGCCACCGGCTGGGTCCGCCGGCTCAGCGGCCAGGACGCGCTGCGCACCGGGCACGTCCTGCTCGCCGCGTTCACCCTCGCCACCGGCACCGTGCACGGGCTGACCTTCCTCTTCCTCGAGGACGACCCGTTCGGCGCCGCCGACCTCCTGCTGCCCTTCTACGACGGCGCCCCGCGGCACGCGCTCGGCATCGCCGGTCTCGAGCTGGTGATCGCCGTGTCCGTGACGGCGGGCCTGCGCCGCGGCGCACGCGAAGGCCGCTGGCTGCGCTTCCACCAGGCCGGCTACCTCGCGATCGGCCTCCTCGCCGTGCACGCGTGGCTCGGCGCCGTCTCGAGCGGGCACCTCGCCGTCGTCTGGCTGGCCGGTCTCACCCTGCTCGTCCCGCCGGTGCTGCTGTCGGTCCTGCGGGTGCTGCCCGCCGCGGTGCTCGCCCGCGCCGGGCTGATCACCCCGCCCGAGCCGGAGCCGGCGGCGCTGCGCGTGGACGTCGACAGCGACCGGTGCCACGCGTACGGCGTCTGCCAGAGCGAGGCGCCCCAGGTGTTCCAGCTCGGCCAGGACGGACGGCTCGAGTACGAGAAACGCCCCGGCGCGGGGGAGGCCCCGAACGTCCGCGCCGCCGCACGCGCCTGTCCCATGCGAGCCATCCACCTGCTGGGAGCGATCAGATGA
- a CDS encoding NAD(P)/FAD-dependent oxidoreductase produces MTERIVIAGAGLAGLRAAERLRELGFDGEVVVLGAESGIAYHRPALSKQLLTGAVSRADTLLADPLEVDAEWRFDTPVTALSPHRQVVHLRDEELRYDGLIIATGVEPRRLPGAPHGHPRVVVVRTLSDTVALQRALAGHPGPVAVIGDGFIGCEVASSLRETGRGVVLFGRSRPLLADVLGPDIGDWLTALHTARGVHLELGTTIRRWRPGTTSVGLEFADGRALDVACVVVAVGSVPAVSWLRGAKLPLDDGVVCEPTCHVVGSSTIVAAGDVARWPNLRYDPAPRRDEHWLNAVEMSRAAAENLLAGPQGARPYTPVPRYWSEQHGVRIQVAGRPALATDTVLLESPVPGTRPITGFVRHGRLVGLIGLDSPAAVLHWTAELARQHPAPARHHTEAVAGY; encoded by the coding sequence ATGACTGAACGCATCGTCATCGCCGGAGCCGGACTGGCCGGCCTGCGCGCCGCCGAACGGCTGCGCGAACTGGGGTTCGACGGCGAGGTCGTCGTCCTCGGGGCCGAATCCGGCATCGCCTACCACCGCCCGGCGCTGTCCAAGCAGCTGCTCACCGGTGCGGTCAGCCGCGCCGACACCCTCCTCGCCGACCCGCTCGAAGTGGACGCGGAATGGCGGTTCGACACGCCGGTCACCGCGCTGTCCCCGCACCGGCAGGTCGTCCACCTCCGCGACGAGGAACTCCGCTACGACGGCTTGATCATCGCCACCGGCGTCGAACCCCGGCGCCTGCCGGGCGCGCCGCACGGCCACCCGCGCGTGGTCGTCGTCCGCACCCTCTCCGACACCGTCGCCCTCCAGCGCGCGCTGGCCGGCCACCCGGGCCCGGTCGCGGTGATCGGCGACGGCTTCATCGGCTGCGAAGTCGCGTCCAGCCTCCGCGAGACCGGCCGCGGCGTCGTCCTCTTCGGCCGGTCGCGCCCGCTGCTGGCCGACGTCCTCGGCCCCGACATCGGCGACTGGCTCACCGCGCTGCACACCGCCCGCGGCGTCCACCTGGAACTCGGCACGACGATCCGCCGCTGGCGCCCGGGGACGACGTCCGTCGGGCTCGAGTTCGCCGACGGCCGCGCGCTCGACGTCGCGTGCGTCGTCGTCGCGGTGGGGAGCGTCCCGGCGGTGTCGTGGCTGCGCGGCGCGAAGCTGCCGCTCGACGACGGCGTCGTCTGCGAACCCACCTGCCACGTCGTCGGCTCGTCGACGATCGTCGCGGCCGGCGACGTCGCCCGCTGGCCCAACCTCCGCTACGACCCGGCACCGCGGCGCGACGAACACTGGCTCAACGCCGTCGAAATGAGCCGCGCGGCCGCCGAGAACCTCCTGGCGGGGCCGCAGGGCGCGCGGCCGTACACGCCGGTGCCGCGCTACTGGTCCGAGCAGCACGGCGTCCGCATCCAGGTCGCGGGCCGCCCCGCGCTGGCCACCGACACGGTCCTGCTGGAGTCGCCGGTGCCCGGCACGCGGCCCATCACGGGCTTCGTCCGCCACGGCAGGCTGGTCGGGCTGATCGGCCTGGACAGCCCCGCCGCCGTCCTGCACTGGACGGCCGAACTGGCCCGCCAGCACCCCGCGCCGGCCCGCCACCACACCGAAGCGGTGGCGGGCTACTGA